One stretch of Deinococcus taeanensis DNA includes these proteins:
- a CDS encoding M42 family metallopeptidase: protein MTYTTDPALITALRARVRDLCEINAVSGDERPMLRHLRQALAGHADEFTVDTAGNGYAVKRGPRPGPTLLIAAHTDEIGLMVKSIEPDGFVRFEKIGGVIDALLPARVVQVRGVQGLIGVKAGHYQTDAERTQSRRAADLYIDLGCASAGEVRALGVQIGDPVTFVSPLVQIGPHAHLVAGKAVDNRLGCAALLELAGRCAPPCGTLVLAFTAQEEVGLKGAKLAAERFRPDLALALDTMPSGDTPDMSEHRDLNVRLGAGPALQVMAGPGGRANLLHPGVRDFLVQVAADRQVPLQLCTFSGGSNDSAAMAWAGLGYAAGSLTIPRRYSHSPVELTDLRDAAGALAILSGVTERMAALPDFAFLEDEEPAGSGPV, encoded by the coding sequence CGACCGACCCCGCCCTCATCACCGCCCTGCGCGCCCGAGTGCGTGACCTGTGCGAGATCAATGCCGTCTCCGGCGACGAGCGCCCCATGCTCCGCCACCTGCGTCAGGCCCTGGCCGGACACGCCGACGAATTCACCGTCGACACCGCCGGCAACGGCTACGCGGTCAAGCGCGGCCCCCGCCCCGGACCCACCCTGCTGATCGCCGCGCACACCGACGAGATCGGCCTGATGGTCAAAAGCATCGAACCAGACGGTTTCGTGCGCTTCGAGAAGATCGGCGGCGTGATCGACGCCCTGCTGCCGGCCCGGGTGGTTCAGGTCCGCGGCGTGCAGGGCCTGATCGGCGTCAAAGCCGGGCATTACCAGACCGACGCGGAACGCACCCAGAGCCGCCGGGCCGCGGACCTGTACATCGACCTGGGCTGCGCGAGTGCCGGGGAGGTCCGCGCCCTCGGCGTGCAGATCGGCGACCCGGTCACCTTCGTCAGTCCGCTCGTGCAGATCGGTCCGCACGCGCACCTCGTGGCTGGAAAGGCCGTCGACAACCGCCTGGGCTGCGCCGCGCTGCTTGAACTCGCCGGGCGGTGCGCGCCCCCCTGCGGCACCCTGGTCCTGGCCTTCACCGCGCAGGAGGAAGTGGGCCTCAAAGGCGCGAAACTCGCCGCCGAACGCTTCCGGCCGGACCTCGCCCTCGCGCTGGACACCATGCCCAGCGGGGACACGCCCGACATGAGCGAACACCGGGACCTGAACGTCCGGCTCGGGGCGGGCCCGGCCCTGCAGGTGATGGCCGGGCCGGGCGGCCGGGCGAACCTGCTGCACCCCGGCGTGCGCGACTTCCTCGTGCAGGTCGCGGCGGACCGGCAGGTTCCGCTGCAACTGTGCACCTTCAGCGGTGGGTCGAACGACTCGGCCGCCATGGCCTGGGCCGGCCTGGGGTACGCGGCCGGCTCACTCACCATTCCCCGGCGCTATTCGCATTCCCCGGTCGAGCTCACGGACCTGCGTGACGCGGCCGGCGCCCTGGCAATCCTGAGCGGCGTAACCGAACGGATGGCGGCCCTGCCGGACTTCGCGTTCCTGGAGGACGAAGAGCCGGCCGGATCAGGGCCGGTCTGA
- a CDS encoding LutC/YkgG family protein, whose product MTTAAKLAILTRINRAAGGEAAPLTRAAVRPSARDRQVIVAQFAAYAADYRANVIPVSAQDLAPAIGACLARTGSERVVVPADLPAGWLPAGPAFVTDQPGVTDLTAAQAVVTGCAAAIAETGTVVLDHGPRQGRRAVTLVPDHHICVVWHDQVLDSLPEAVAHLTASVRAGRPLTWISGPSATSDIELSRVEGVHGPRVLDILLVHDEGPGPA is encoded by the coding sequence ATGACCACAGCCGCGAAACTGGCCATCCTGACCCGCATCAACCGCGCGGCCGGGGGTGAGGCGGCGCCGCTCACCCGGGCCGCCGTCCGCCCGTCAGCGCGCGACCGTCAGGTGATCGTCGCGCAGTTCGCAGCGTACGCCGCGGACTACCGCGCCAACGTCATCCCCGTCTCCGCCCAGGACCTCGCGCCGGCCATCGGGGCGTGCCTCGCCCGCACCGGCAGTGAGCGCGTCGTCGTTCCGGCGGACCTGCCGGCCGGGTGGCTGCCCGCCGGGCCGGCCTTTGTCACCGACCAGCCGGGCGTGACGGACCTGACCGCGGCGCAGGCCGTGGTGACCGGCTGCGCCGCGGCCATTGCCGAGACCGGCACGGTCGTGCTTGATCACGGTCCCCGCCAGGGCCGGCGGGCGGTGACCCTGGTGCCGGACCATCACATCTGCGTGGTCTGGCACGACCAGGTGCTCGACAGCCTCCCGGAAGCGGTGGCGCACCTCACGGCCAGCGTCCGGGCCGGGCGGCCGCTGACCTGGATCAGCGGTCCGAGCGCCACGTCCGACATTGAACTCAGCCGCGTGGAAGGCGTGCACGGGCCGCGCGTCCTGGACATCCTGCTCGTGCACGATGAGGGGCCCGGGCCGGCCTGA
- a CDS encoding LutB/LldF family L-lactate oxidation iron-sulfur protein codes for MRRNLRHATTTIRDKRLRAVEELPDWEGLRDEGAALKDHALANLSEALLDLEAAVTARGGHVHWAQDAQEARAIVAGIAASHGAREVIKVKSISTDEIELNAALEERGIHAIETDLAELIVQLAEDRPSHILVPAIHRNRAEIRDLFRRKLGADLLTDDPKVLAEAARVYLREKFLSTKVAVSGANFAVADTGTVCVVESEGNGRMCLTLPDVLISVMGIEKVLPTWADVAVFLRLLPRSSTAERMNPYTSFWSGVTPGDGPQEFHLVLLDNGRTDVLADEVGRQTLRCIRCSACLNVCPVYERAGGHAYGSVYPGPIGAILTPQLLQLEDKNANTLPWASTLCGACYDACPVKINIPEVLLYLRGKITGDKPVNAEAVAFKTAAWIMSEPFRFEGALKLARTGQGPFVKHGAIHALPGLLSGWTDTRDLPALPAQSFREWWRARPLPGGHAAGDDAQTSEGERLPPQRDDRGPA; via the coding sequence ATGCGCCGCAACCTGCGGCACGCGACCACCACCATCCGCGACAAGCGCCTGCGGGCCGTGGAGGAACTCCCGGACTGGGAAGGGCTGCGCGACGAGGGCGCCGCCCTGAAGGATCACGCGCTGGCAAACCTCAGCGAAGCGCTGCTGGACCTCGAAGCGGCCGTCACGGCCCGCGGCGGGCACGTGCACTGGGCGCAGGACGCCCAGGAGGCCCGGGCGATCGTCGCCGGTATTGCCGCGTCGCACGGCGCGCGTGAGGTCATCAAGGTCAAGAGCATCAGCACCGACGAGATCGAACTGAACGCCGCGCTGGAAGAGCGCGGCATTCACGCGATCGAGACCGACCTCGCCGAACTCATCGTGCAGCTCGCCGAGGACCGGCCCAGTCACATCCTGGTGCCGGCCATTCACCGCAACCGCGCGGAGATCCGCGACCTGTTCCGCCGCAAACTCGGCGCGGACCTGCTCACCGACGACCCCAAGGTCCTGGCCGAAGCGGCCCGGGTGTACCTGCGGGAGAAGTTCCTGAGCACGAAAGTGGCCGTGTCCGGCGCGAATTTCGCGGTGGCCGACACCGGCACGGTGTGCGTGGTGGAATCCGAGGGCAACGGCCGCATGTGCCTGACCCTGCCGGACGTGCTGATCAGCGTGATGGGCATCGAGAAGGTGCTGCCCACGTGGGCGGACGTCGCCGTGTTCCTGAGGCTGCTGCCCAGGAGCAGCACCGCCGAACGCATGAACCCGTACACCAGCTTCTGGTCCGGCGTGACGCCCGGGGACGGCCCGCAGGAATTTCACCTCGTGCTGCTCGACAACGGGCGCACGGACGTGCTTGCCGACGAGGTGGGCCGGCAGACCCTGCGCTGCATCCGCTGCTCGGCGTGCCTGAACGTGTGCCCCGTGTACGAACGCGCCGGCGGCCATGCGTACGGCAGCGTGTACCCCGGGCCGATCGGCGCGATCCTCACGCCGCAGCTGCTGCAGCTTGAGGACAAGAACGCCAACACGCTGCCGTGGGCCAGCACCCTGTGCGGGGCGTGTTACGACGCCTGCCCGGTGAAGATCAACATCCCCGAGGTGCTGCTGTACCTGCGCGGCAAGATCACCGGCGACAAACCCGTGAACGCCGAGGCGGTCGCATTCAAGACGGCGGCCTGGATCATGAGTGAACCCTTCCGGTTTGAAGGTGCCCTCAAACTCGCGCGGACCGGGCAGGGTCCCTTCGTCAAGCACGGCGCGATTCACGCCCTCCCGGGCCTGCTGAGCGGCTGGACCGACACCCGGGACCTGCCGGCCCTCCCCGCGCAGTCCTTCCGGGAGTGGTGGCGCGCGCGCCCCCTGCCTGGGGGTCACGCGGCCGGCGATGACGCGCAGACCAGCGAGGGCGAACGGCTCCCACCGCAGCGCGACGACCGGGGGCCGGCATGA
- a CDS encoding (Fe-S)-binding protein: protein MKIDLFITCLNDALFPRTGEATVRLLERLGHDVRFNERQTCCGQMHFNSGYQPEALGLVRHFVDTFRDADAVVAPSGSCVGMVRDLYPKAAEWAGDQALLDDVRALTPRVFELSEFLVQRQGLEDVGAYYPHRVTYHQTCHAMRVLRVGDAPLRLLRHVRGLNLVELPAVDQCCGFGGTFSVKNPETSTAMLADKVANVMSTKAEACTAGDNSCLMHIGGGLSRLQSGTRTVHLAEILASTEREVFA, encoded by the coding sequence GTGAAGATCGACCTGTTTATCACCTGCCTGAACGACGCGCTGTTTCCCCGCACGGGGGAGGCCACCGTGCGGCTGCTTGAGCGTCTGGGCCACGACGTGCGCTTCAATGAGCGCCAGACCTGCTGCGGGCAGATGCACTTCAATTCCGGCTACCAGCCCGAGGCGCTCGGGCTGGTGCGGCACTTCGTGGACACCTTCCGGGACGCGGACGCCGTCGTGGCGCCCAGCGGCTCGTGCGTGGGCATGGTGCGCGACCTGTACCCGAAAGCGGCCGAGTGGGCCGGCGATCAGGCGCTGCTGGACGACGTCAGGGCCCTCACACCCCGCGTGTTCGAGTTGAGCGAGTTTCTGGTGCAGCGTCAGGGCCTCGAGGACGTCGGCGCGTACTACCCGCACCGGGTCACCTATCACCAGACCTGCCACGCCATGCGGGTCCTGCGGGTCGGGGACGCGCCGCTGCGCCTGCTGAGGCACGTCCGCGGGCTGAACCTCGTCGAGCTGCCGGCCGTGGACCAGTGCTGCGGCTTCGGCGGCACGTTCAGCGTCAAGAACCCCGAGACCAGCACCGCGATGCTCGCGGATAAGGTGGCGAACGTCATGAGCACGAAAGCCGAGGCCTGCACGGCCGGCGACAACTCCTGCCTGATGCACATCGGCGGGGGCCTCAGCCGCCTGCAGAGCGGCACGCGGACCGTGCACCTCGCAGAAATTCTGGCCAGTACCGAGCGCGAGGTGTTCGCGTGA
- a CDS encoding rhamnulokinase, giving the protein MSAEVRRHVAVDLGASSGRVALGTVHGGTLRVEVLHRFENGGVPVQGGLYWDVLGLWREILRGLRLAAQHGPVDSVGVDAWAVDYALLDEHGQLLGGVHHYRDARTDGVMDAVTARLGREAIYDATGIQFLPFNTAYQLAAHRRDAPSHLKRARRLLMLPDLLHAWLCGRQVSERTNASTTQLFDPRQDSWSAPLLQALDLPPGLFPEVVPAGTVLGPLTPEVAQHTGLHGAVVIAPATHDTASAVAAVPAQGEHWAYLSSGTWSLVGVETPHPVITPRTLAHNLTNEAGVNGTTRLLKNVMGLWIVQECRRAWGHPDFAQLYAAAEAAPAGGPLIDPDDARFLAPGPDMPERIQRYCEETGQFIPVTPADITRCVLESLAHRSAEVLAQLEEVTGRPVTTLHVVGGGAQVRFLNQLLADVTRRAVVAGPVEATLIGNLLVQAEACGHIPAGSVRQTVRASEAPDRFEPGPLAPRERQALFARLGHSPAAPT; this is encoded by the coding sequence ATGTCCGCTGAGGTGCGCCGTCACGTCGCGGTCGACCTCGGGGCGTCAAGCGGCCGGGTGGCGCTCGGCACCGTGCACGGCGGCACACTGCGCGTGGAGGTGCTGCACCGTTTCGAGAACGGCGGCGTGCCCGTGCAGGGCGGCCTGTACTGGGACGTGCTGGGCCTGTGGCGCGAGATCCTGCGCGGCCTGCGCCTCGCCGCGCAGCACGGCCCGGTCGACAGTGTCGGGGTCGACGCCTGGGCGGTGGACTACGCCCTGCTCGACGAGCACGGGCAACTGCTCGGCGGCGTCCACCATTACCGGGACGCCCGCACCGACGGCGTCATGGACGCCGTCACCGCCCGGCTGGGGCGGGAGGCGATCTATGACGCGACCGGCATTCAGTTTCTGCCGTTTAACACCGCCTACCAGCTCGCCGCGCACCGCCGCGACGCGCCCAGTCACCTGAAGCGCGCCCGGCGCCTGCTGATGCTGCCGGACCTGCTGCACGCCTGGCTGTGCGGCCGGCAGGTGAGCGAACGGACGAACGCCAGCACCACGCAGCTGTTCGACCCCCGCCAGGACAGCTGGTCTGCGCCCCTCCTGCAGGCCCTGGACCTGCCGCCCGGCCTCTTCCCGGAGGTGGTCCCGGCCGGCACGGTCCTCGGGCCGCTGACGCCGGAAGTGGCGCAGCACACCGGCCTGCACGGCGCGGTCGTGATCGCGCCTGCCACGCACGACACCGCCTCGGCTGTCGCGGCCGTGCCCGCGCAGGGCGAGCACTGGGCGTACCTGTCGAGCGGCACCTGGTCACTGGTGGGCGTGGAAACCCCTCACCCGGTCATTACGCCCCGGACCCTGGCCCACAACCTCACGAACGAAGCGGGGGTGAACGGCACGACCCGGCTGCTCAAGAACGTCATGGGCCTGTGGATCGTGCAGGAATGCCGCCGCGCGTGGGGCCATCCGGACTTCGCGCAGCTGTACGCTGCGGCCGAAGCGGCGCCGGCCGGCGGACCGCTCATCGATCCGGACGACGCCCGCTTCCTGGCGCCCGGTCCCGACATGCCCGAGCGGATTCAGCGCTACTGTGAGGAGACCGGCCAGTTCATTCCCGTCACGCCCGCGGACATCACCCGCTGCGTGCTCGAGAGCCTCGCCCACCGCAGCGCGGAGGTCCTGGCGCAACTTGAGGAAGTCACGGGCCGGCCGGTCACCACGCTGCACGTCGTGGGAGGAGGCGCCCAGGTCCGGTTCCTGAACCAGCTGCTTGCCGACGTCACCCGCCGGGCCGTCGTGGCCGGCCCGGTGGAGGCGACCCTGATCGGGAACCTGCTCGTGCAGGCCGAGGCGTGCGGGCATATTCCCGCTGGCAGCGTCCGTCAGACGGTGCGGGCGTCTGAAGCGCCTGACCGTTTTGAGCCCGGACCGCTGGCCCCGCGTGAGCGTCAGGCCCTGTTCGCCCGCCTCGGCCACTCGCCCGCTGCGCCCACCTGA
- a CDS encoding bifunctional aldolase/short-chain dehydrogenase, with amino-acid sequence MTATQPKTVITNRWNDADAPQGDGLAALTYRSNLLGADRTLVNIYGGNTSTKSVEKDHLGRDVTVLWVKGSGSDIASITEKGFAGLKLDEVLPLFDRPDMTDEEMTAYLERTVFEPGRPRQSIETLLHAFVPAKHVDHTHPDALIAIACTPNGLELTREIYGERAAWVDYIRPGFTLSQQIGAAVRNNPNLEAVVMGKHGLVTWGDTAKESYETTLRIIGEAQAFLDARQDAQPFGGPQVSSLPEEEAGALLAEVLPVLRGAMKGARPVILNVDRSPEVMEFVNSRAAAQLSQVGAACPDHLVHTKRTPLFLNWTPDQGKEALLDAARSSVEQFKAEYAAYFGENKVEGDVMFTPSPRVVLIPGIGMVSSGPDAQGADVSRQLYLRAIQVMKSASSLGGFVSLTAAESYAVEYWPLELYKLAQKPAPKVLEGHVALVTGAASGIGRAIARRLAQDGAHVVIADLNAEGGQQVAQEIIKERGYQRAASTGMNVTSEEQVQAAYQTAVLQYGGVDIVVNNAGIASSAPIEDTTLEMWNRNQSILSTGYFLVAREAFKVLKAQNTGGNLVFIGSKNSLAAGKNAAAYSAAKAAEIHLARCLAEEGGAHGIRVNSVLPDSVLSGSAIWDGRWRAERAATYGIREDQLEDFYRQRNTLKVNILPEDIAEATFFFATPAASKTTGGILTVDGGVPVAYVR; translated from the coding sequence ATGACCGCGACGCAACCCAAGACCGTCATCACCAACCGCTGGAACGACGCCGACGCCCCCCAGGGTGACGGCCTGGCCGCCCTGACCTACCGCTCGAACCTGCTTGGCGCCGACCGCACCCTGGTGAACATCTACGGCGGCAACACCAGCACCAAAAGCGTTGAGAAAGACCACCTCGGGCGGGACGTAACGGTGCTGTGGGTCAAAGGCAGCGGCTCGGACATCGCCAGCATCACTGAGAAAGGCTTCGCCGGACTGAAACTCGACGAGGTGCTGCCCCTGTTTGACCGTCCCGACATGACCGACGAGGAGATGACGGCCTACCTGGAACGCACCGTGTTCGAGCCGGGCCGCCCCCGGCAGAGCATCGAGACGCTGCTGCACGCCTTCGTGCCGGCCAAGCACGTGGACCACACCCACCCGGACGCGCTGATTGCCATTGCCTGCACGCCCAACGGGCTGGAGCTGACGCGCGAGATCTACGGCGAGCGCGCCGCCTGGGTGGACTACATCCGCCCCGGGTTCACGCTGTCGCAGCAGATCGGCGCGGCCGTCCGGAACAACCCGAACCTCGAGGCGGTCGTGATGGGCAAGCACGGCCTGGTCACCTGGGGTGACACCGCCAAGGAAAGCTACGAAACGACGCTGCGCATCATCGGGGAAGCGCAGGCGTTCCTGGACGCCCGCCAGGACGCGCAACCCTTCGGCGGCCCGCAGGTGTCCAGCCTTCCGGAAGAGGAAGCCGGCGCGCTGCTTGCCGAGGTGCTGCCGGTCCTGCGCGGCGCGATGAAAGGCGCCCGCCCCGTTATCCTGAACGTGGACCGCAGTCCTGAAGTCATGGAGTTCGTGAACTCCAGGGCGGCCGCGCAGTTGTCTCAGGTGGGCGCCGCCTGCCCCGACCACCTGGTGCACACCAAGCGCACGCCGCTGTTCCTGAACTGGACACCGGATCAGGGCAAAGAAGCGCTCCTGGACGCCGCCCGCAGCAGCGTCGAGCAGTTCAAAGCCGAGTACGCCGCGTACTTCGGGGAAAACAAAGTCGAAGGCGACGTCATGTTCACGCCCAGCCCCCGCGTGGTGCTGATCCCCGGCATTGGCATGGTGAGCAGTGGCCCCGACGCGCAGGGCGCGGACGTCTCGCGGCAGCTGTACCTGCGCGCCATTCAGGTGATGAAGAGTGCGAGCAGCCTCGGCGGGTTCGTCAGTCTCACCGCCGCCGAGTCCTACGCGGTGGAGTACTGGCCGCTGGAACTGTACAAGCTCGCCCAGAAACCCGCCCCGAAAGTTCTTGAAGGGCACGTCGCCCTGGTCACCGGCGCGGCGAGCGGCATCGGGCGCGCCATCGCGCGGCGCCTCGCCCAGGACGGCGCGCACGTCGTCATCGCGGACCTCAACGCCGAAGGTGGCCAGCAGGTCGCGCAGGAGATCATCAAAGAACGTGGCTACCAGCGCGCCGCCAGTACCGGCATGAATGTCACCAGCGAGGAGCAGGTGCAGGCGGCTTACCAGACGGCCGTCCTGCAGTACGGTGGCGTGGACATCGTCGTGAACAACGCCGGCATCGCGTCGAGCGCGCCCATCGAGGACACCACCCTGGAAATGTGGAACAGAAACCAGAGCATTCTCTCGACCGGGTACTTTCTGGTGGCCCGCGAGGCGTTCAAGGTGCTCAAGGCGCAGAACACCGGCGGGAACCTGGTGTTTATCGGCAGCAAGAACAGCCTCGCGGCCGGGAAGAACGCGGCCGCCTACAGCGCCGCGAAAGCCGCCGAGATTCACCTGGCCCGCTGCCTCGCTGAGGAGGGCGGCGCCCACGGTATCCGCGTGAACTCCGTGCTGCCCGACAGCGTGCTGTCCGGCTCCGCCATCTGGGACGGCCGGTGGCGTGCCGAACGCGCCGCAACGTACGGCATCCGGGAAGACCAGCTCGAGGACTTCTACCGGCAGCGCAACACCCTCAAGGTCAACATCCTGCCCGAGGACATCGCGGAGGCAACCTTCTTCTTCGCCACCCCCGCCGCCTCTAAAACCACGGGCGGCATCCTGACGGTCGACGGCGGCGTGCCGGTCGCGTATGTCCGCTGA
- the rhaI gene encoding L-rhamnose isomerase, translated as MNPDLFSALSAQRIETPSWGYGNSGTRFKTFSAPGAARDIYEKVADAAEVHRLTGIAPSVALHIPWDETGDYAELRRFAEERGVTLGAVNPNVFQDDAYRLGSIAHPDAAVRRQALDHLLGCVEVMRQTGSRDLSLWFADGTNYAGQDDLRARKRRVREALQQVHDVLPAGSRMLVEYKLFEPAFYATDLFDWGAAYAHCVAIGEKAQVLVDLGHHAQSVNIEQIVAFLLDEGRLGGFHFNARRYADDDLIVGTTNPFELFCIYAELVAAEQSRDPLTRTTAQNIAYMIDQSHNIEPKVEAMLQSVLNCQEAYAKALLIDRDRLTAAQQAGDVLEAHRTLTDAFRSDVRPLLAEWRRARGLPEDPIQAHRASGHQQAAAQARGTAAAGGGFPVKR; from the coding sequence ATGAATCCGGACCTGTTTTCCGCCCTCAGCGCCCAACGTATCGAAACGCCGTCGTGGGGGTACGGCAACAGCGGCACGCGCTTCAAGACCTTCAGCGCGCCCGGCGCGGCCCGTGACATCTACGAGAAGGTCGCCGACGCCGCCGAAGTGCACCGCCTGACCGGCATTGCGCCCAGCGTCGCGCTGCACATCCCCTGGGACGAGACCGGTGACTACGCCGAACTGCGCCGCTTCGCCGAGGAGCGCGGCGTGACGCTCGGCGCGGTCAACCCGAACGTCTTTCAGGACGACGCGTACAGGCTCGGCAGCATCGCGCACCCGGACGCCGCGGTGCGCCGCCAGGCCCTCGACCACCTGCTCGGCTGCGTGGAGGTGATGCGGCAGACCGGCTCGCGCGACCTGTCGCTGTGGTTCGCCGACGGCACCAACTACGCCGGGCAGGACGACCTGCGCGCCCGCAAGCGCCGCGTCCGCGAGGCGCTGCAGCAGGTGCACGACGTGCTGCCCGCGGGCAGCCGCATGCTCGTCGAGTACAAACTGTTCGAACCGGCCTTTTACGCCACCGACCTGTTCGACTGGGGCGCGGCCTACGCCCACTGCGTGGCCATCGGTGAGAAGGCGCAGGTGCTCGTGGATCTCGGACACCACGCGCAGAGCGTGAACATCGAGCAGATCGTCGCGTTCCTCCTGGACGAAGGGCGCCTGGGCGGCTTTCACTTCAACGCCCGCCGGTACGCCGACGACGACCTGATCGTCGGGACCACCAACCCCTTCGAGTTGTTCTGCATCTACGCCGAACTGGTGGCGGCGGAGCAGAGCCGCGACCCCCTGACCCGCACAACCGCGCAGAACATCGCGTACATGATCGACCAGAGCCACAACATTGAACCCAAAGTCGAAGCGATGCTGCAAAGCGTCCTGAACTGCCAGGAAGCCTACGCCAAGGCCCTGCTGATCGACCGGGACCGCCTGACAGCCGCTCAGCAGGCCGGCGACGTCCTCGAAGCGCACCGCACCCTGACCGACGCCTTCCGCAGCGACGTGCGCCCCCTGCTCGCCGAGTGGCGGCGCGCGCGCGGCCTGCCCGAGGACCCCATTCAAGCGCACCGCGCCAGTGGCCACCAGCAGGCCGCGGCGCAGGCCCGCGGCACGGCCGCCGCGGGCGGCGGCTTCCCCGTTAAACGCTGA
- a CDS encoding DeoR/GlpR family DNA-binding transcription regulator yields the protein MTTDLPKVSSERQHLILRRALAERVVKIKDLSAELGVHEMTVRRDIDQLTEQGLLERIHGGARILEKTSEEVGHQLRATKHTEAKEAIARAALNLIDDGDVVALDASTTALALARILHARNVSAIVSGLDAANVLAANGVPFLMVGGNFHAPARSFVGAFFMDTMTRLHPDKVFFSAKAFTPDTGFTDPHLPEVGAKQTLIRSAGTVVALLDHSKFERRALATIATLDHVDVLVTDQPLPERIRTAAEAADIQLIVTQEAP from the coding sequence ATGACCACCGACCTGCCCAAGGTGAGCAGCGAGCGCCAGCACCTGATCCTGCGCCGCGCGCTGGCAGAGCGCGTCGTGAAGATCAAAGACCTGTCCGCCGAACTCGGCGTACACGAAATGACTGTCCGGCGCGACATCGACCAGCTCACCGAACAGGGCCTGCTCGAGCGTATTCACGGCGGCGCGCGCATCCTTGAGAAGACCAGCGAGGAAGTCGGGCACCAGCTGCGCGCCACCAAACACACCGAAGCCAAGGAAGCCATCGCCCGCGCCGCCCTGAACCTCATCGACGACGGCGACGTCGTCGCCCTCGACGCCAGCACCACCGCCCTCGCCCTGGCCCGCATCCTGCACGCCCGCAACGTCAGCGCCATCGTCAGCGGCCTCGACGCCGCGAACGTCCTGGCGGCCAACGGCGTGCCCTTCCTGATGGTCGGCGGCAACTTCCACGCGCCGGCCCGGTCCTTCGTCGGGGCGTTCTTCATGGACACCATGACCCGCCTGCACCCCGACAAGGTGTTTTTCTCCGCCAAGGCGTTCACGCCCGACACCGGCTTCACCGACCCTCACCTCCCCGAAGTGGGCGCCAAGCAGACCCTGATCCGCTCAGCCGGCACGGTCGTGGCCCTGCTCGACCACTCCAAGTTCGAGCGCCGCGCCCTGGCCACCATCGCCACCCTCGACCACGTCGACGTGCTCGTCACCGACCAGCCGCTCCCCGAGCGCATCCGCACCGCCGCAGAAGCGGCCGACATTCAGCTGATCGTCACCCAGGAGGCACCATGA
- a CDS encoding L-rhamnose mutarotase: MPPAAPHHRVCFLLRVRPDRLDEYRTHHQRVWPEMLQALRDTGWHNYSLFLQHDGLLVGYFETPDLQAARQGMAGRDVNARWQATMAPFFDGLGGQTPDEGFTPLEEVFHLD; this comes from the coding sequence ATGCCGCCAGCTGCCCCACACCACCGCGTCTGCTTTCTGCTGCGTGTGCGCCCCGACCGCCTCGACGAGTACCGCACCCACCACCAGCGCGTCTGGCCCGAGATGCTCCAGGCCCTGCGCGACACCGGCTGGCACAACTACTCACTGTTTCTGCAGCACGACGGCCTGCTCGTCGGCTACTTCGAGACGCCCGACCTGCAGGCCGCCCGGCAGGGCATGGCCGGGCGCGACGTCAACGCCCGCTGGCAGGCCACCATGGCTCCTTTCTTCGACGGCCTCGGCGGGCAGACCCCCGACGAGGGCTTCACGCCCCTGGAGGAGGTCTTCCACCTTGACTGA